A region of Nostoc sp. 'Peltigera membranacea cyanobiont' N6 DNA encodes the following proteins:
- a CDS encoding diaminopimelate decarboxylase family protein, with translation MARLDKKELGETRLIASVQKVGVESEQLIFSCIPFAEELAKELLSTYGSPLYVYNGDRLRETIERITKAVSYPYTQFRFASVTNGNIALLKIFRSFGWGLHANTPGDIYLGLQAGFDPSEIVYSGSNLNRAEMLQVLNWGITTLNLDSLAQLQLCCEVLPKGREKYIRLGLRLNLPEITGDSRIGVHPEEFADAIALTHEVGLKLSGLHFYRGTGTNATAAFTQVIDTLIATAQLLPDWEYLDFGGGFGYPYHHNKTAFDWEIFGGELTERIRRLGWKIDLVIEPGRSAIAGCATLLAQVVSVKWQGEKQIVGVDTTVANLSVPSVHGGYREIITWKQADNPFTTDICGNTTYSRDYLGKNCQLPVLEIGDIVAILDVGAYGYAMSSHFLHRPKPAEVLLENGTHRLIRQREDYSVLLTNQILDN, from the coding sequence ATGGCAAGATTAGATAAAAAAGAGTTAGGAGAGACGCGATTAATCGCGTCTGTACAAAAGGTAGGAGTTGAGAGCGAGCAATTAATCTTCTCATGTATCCCATTTGCTGAGGAACTTGCCAAGGAGTTGCTGAGTACTTATGGTTCTCCGCTTTATGTTTATAATGGCGATCGCTTACGCGAAACTATTGAGCGCATTACTAAGGCTGTCAGCTATCCTTACACGCAATTTCGGTTTGCCAGCGTTACCAATGGTAATATTGCGCTGTTAAAAATTTTTCGCTCATTTGGGTGGGGACTTCACGCTAATACCCCAGGAGATATTTATTTGGGATTGCAAGCTGGTTTCGATCCTAGTGAGATTGTTTATAGTGGCAGTAATTTAAATCGGGCTGAGATGCTACAAGTCTTAAATTGGGGAATTACAACTCTCAATCTCGATAGTCTGGCTCAGTTACAGTTGTGCTGCGAAGTTTTGCCCAAAGGCAGAGAGAAATATATTCGGCTGGGTTTACGCCTGAATTTACCAGAAATTACTGGGGATAGCCGAATTGGTGTGCATCCTGAAGAATTTGCTGATGCGATCGCTTTAACCCATGAGGTTGGATTGAAGCTGAGTGGTTTACACTTTTATCGAGGAACCGGAACTAACGCCACAGCCGCTTTCACCCAAGTAATTGATACGCTAATCGCCACAGCCCAACTGTTACCCGATTGGGAATATTTAGATTTTGGTGGTGGTTTTGGTTATCCGTATCACCACAACAAAACAGCATTTGATTGGGAAATCTTTGGGGGTGAGTTAACCGAGAGAATTAGGCGTTTAGGGTGGAAAATTGATTTGGTAATTGAACCGGGACGAAGTGCGATCGCCGGATGTGCAACTTTGCTTGCTCAAGTTGTTTCTGTGAAATGGCAAGGAGAAAAACAGATTGTTGGAGTTGATACCACCGTTGCTAATCTTTCAGTACCCTCAGTACACGGCGGCTACCGAGAAATTATCACTTGGAAACAAGCAGACAATCCATTCACAACTGATATTTGTGGTAACACCACATATTCACGAGATTATCTGGGGAAAAATTGCCAACTCCCAGTTTTAGAAATTGGTGATATCGTTGCCATTTTAGATGTCGGTGCTTATGGTTATGCCATGTCGTCTCACTTTTTGCATCGCCCCAAACCTGCGGAAGTTTTGCTAGAAAATGGCACACATCGCTTAATTCGTCAACGGGAAGACTATAGTGTTTTGCTAACAAATCAGATACTTGATAACTAA